In Parus major isolate Abel chromosome 8, Parus_major1.1, whole genome shotgun sequence, a single window of DNA contains:
- the LOC107208004 gene encoding coiled-coil domain-containing protein 17, with protein sequence MGAFLCPRCRLAFRSRPLLRVHLEKLCLGPTAPSSSCLHGGDPLPVEGAQDSARKPQDVSPYSSPGLRVQLPLPGETRVPQGEPPRQPLPLQRQQQPPQELLEAHERQVAEIRARTQQLERQREGLCRRLATLGTGAPPGPDPEQGEPELSQGPRDQAGQVRIAQHRASLRLDTLLPPAGPLTAEARALQLSYLSSGGHDPAILDQLLHLQLEATVLEKGATGLRRGGRMGKRQHQAQARPPTGTGAPQPAPEAPPAVPAEPPSTGTHGLDAALLAVELENRRLEDELLALKVRRERRADAGSRAAQQHTEELARLQAEVGMLRCCAEQARPWPHTPVFPHSTAPPLPPALAMPELFMEPPGPALRPGRPTTHVAPGFPFTPFVALEDPPPAQEPPAQNRAPRR encoded by the exons ATGGGCGCCTTCCTCTGCCCCCGCTGCCGCTTGGCGTTCAGATCCCGACCGCTGCTGCGGGTGCACCTGGAGAAGCTGTGCCTCGGGCCCACggcacccagcagctcctgcctccatGGGGGAGACCCTCTGCCGGTGGAGGGAGCACAGGATTCGGCAAGGAAACCACAGGACGTCTCG CCCTACAGCTCCCCAGGACTGCGGGTCCAGCTCCCCCTTCCCGGTGAAACCCGTGTGCCGCAGGGAGAGCCCCCCCGGCAGCCGCTCccactgcagaggcagcagcagccgccgcaggagctgctggaagcccACGAACGCCAGGTGGCCGAGATCCGGGCCAGGACCCAGCAGCTGGAGCGGCAGAGAGAGG GGCTGTGCCGGCGGCTGGCGACGCTGGGGACCGGGGCACCTCCGGGCCCCGATCCCGAGCAGGGGGAGCCCGAGCTGAGCCAAGGCCCGCGAGACCAGGCCGGACAGGTCCGAATAGCACAGCACAG GGCCAGCCTCCGCCTCGACACACTCCTGCCGCCCGCGGGGCCGCTCACGGCCGAGGCCAG GGCGCTGCAACTGTCCTACCTGAGCTCCGGGGGACACGACCCGGCCATCCTGGACCAGCTTCTCCACCTCCAGCTGGAGGCCACGGTGCTGGAGAAAGGAGCCACGGGGCTGCGCAGGGGCGGGCGGATGGGTAAGCGCCAACACCAGGCCCAGGCCCGTCCCCCCACAGGGACCGGGGCCCCACAGCCGGCACCTGAGGCACCCCcggctgtgcctgcagagcctCCCAGCACTGGCACACACGGTCTGGATGCGGCACTGctggctgtggagctggagaACCGGCGTCTGGAAGATGAACTGTTGGCACTGAAGgtcaggagggagaggagagcagatgCTG GCTCAcgggcagcccagcagcacacGGAGGAACTGGCCCGGCTTCAGGCAGAGGTGGGAATGCTGCgatgctgtgcagagcaggcaAGACCATGGCCACACACCCCTGTCTTCCCTCACTCTACAGCcccaccactgccaccagccctggccATGCCAGAACTTTTCATG gagCCCCCCGGGCCAGCACTGAGGCCTGGCAGACCCACAACTCATGTGGCCCCTGGATTCCCCTTCACGCCCTTTGTGGCGCTGGAGGACCCTCCCCCTGCTCAAGAACCCCCAGCACAAAACAGGGCTCCCAGAAGGTGA
- the TMEM69 gene encoding transmembrane protein 69 → MFPLIKRCCFNTPLNLQKLTGPRLLLYGKKTTWSSLALRLWRETHPLSTSQSLQPASVYTTKLQAFHTSLPIFKKKTPAESEAESQKKLESLKDSPRPALYLSLGGLVPFVAVPLTMALQGTYWPQLAFAQVAYGAATVSFLGGMRWGFTLPENSPAKPDWLNLANSTVPPLLACQALLFKDVTQGAVMLMLALGIALHYDISLLPTYPRWFKVLRVAGTVVMISSLLATVALKAFLEGEQSDDRKI, encoded by the exons ATGTTTCCTCTCATAAAACGATGCTGCTTCAACACACCTCTCAAT CTGCAGAAGTTAACtggtcccaggctgctgctctaCGGGAAGAAGACAACTTGGTCTTCCTTGGCACTCCGGCTGTGGAGAGAAACACATCCTCTCTCAACATCTCAGAGCCTCCAACCTGCATCGGTTTACACAACCAAGCTCCAGGCTTTCCACACCTCTCTCCCCATCTTCAAGAAGAAAACCCCTGCAGAATCTGAGGCAGAATCACAAAAGAAACTGGAATCATTGAAGGATTCTCCCAGGCCAGCCCTTTACTTAAGCCTTGGGGGGCTCGTTCCCTTTGTGGCCGTGCCGCTGACCATGGCCCTGCAGGGGACCTACTGGCCACAGCTGGCCTTTGCTCAGGTTGCCTATGGAGCTGCAACAGTGTCATTCCTAGGGGGAATGAGGTGGGGGTTTACTCTCCCAGAAAACAGCCCAGCCAAGCCAGACTGGCTGAACCTGGCTAACAGCACAGTTCCTCCTCTGCTTGCCTGCCAAGCCTTGCTTTTCAAAGATGTCACTCAGGGAGCAGTAATGCTCATGCTGGCCTTAGGGATAGCACTGCATTATGACATTTCCCTTCTTCCTACTTACCCCAGGTGGTTTAAAGTACTGAGGGTAGCGGGAACAGTGGTGATGATATCATCCCTGTTAGCCACTGTAGCACTGAAAGCTTTCTTAGAAGGGGAACAAAGtgatgacagaaaaatatag
- the GPBP1L1 gene encoding vasculin-like protein 1 — protein sequence MAQHDFVPAWLNFSTPQSTKSPAATFEKHGEHLPRGEGRFGVSRRRHNSSDGFFNNGPLRTAGDCWHQPSLLRHDSVDSGVSKGAHVGLSGSQPGWHGPSRGHDGVSQRGGGGTGVHRHWNGNFHSRKSSAFQEKLPVESREEKKEDKEHLQFEEEDFPSLNPEAGRHNNQNKPLGTPSGVWENPPSAKQPTKMLVIKKVSKEDPSAAFSAAFTSPVSHLANGNKATTIVPSVYKNLVPKPAAPPSKPSPWKANRSEHKPGSLSSTRDSAFTSPVSVTKPAVLASGSVLTSPKESPSSTTPPIEICSSRLTKLMRRTTDKKSEFLKALKDDRNGEITENRECDKLDDMESNSTPEPKENWEENCHQNGLSLPLPEEGENLSHSLEAEHRLLKEMGWQEYPENDENYLPLTEDELKEFQIKSEQRRRNGFGKNGFLQGRGSSLLFHWGSTFKTKIEDSDTETSSSETSDDDA from the exons ATGGCGCAGCATGACTTTGTTCCTGCCTGGCTTAACTTCTCAACACCACAGTCAACCAAG TCCCCTGCAGCCACCTTTGAGAAACATGGAGAGCATCTTCCACGGGGAGAGGGCCGCTTTGGCGTGAGCCGCAGGAGACACAACTCTTCCGATGGATTTTTCAATAATGGGCCTCTCCGAACTGCGGGAG ACTGCTGGCATCAGCCATCCCTTCTCCGCCATGATTCTGTAGATTCTGGTGTTTCTAAAGGAGCTCATGTTGGGCTTTCTGGCAGTCAGCCTGGCTGGCATGGTCCCTCACGGGGCCATGATGGTGTGAGCCAGcgtggaggaggaggaactgGAGTTCATCGCCACTGGAATGGCAACTTCCATTCTCGGAAAAGTTCCGCCTTTCAAGAAAAGCTGCCTGTTGAATccagggaggagaagaaggaagataAAGAGCATTTGCAGTTTGAGGAGGAAGACTTT CCATCTTTGAATCCAGAAGCTGGAAGACATAACAACCAGAACAAACCTTTAGGGACACCTTCTGGAGTATGGG aaaacCCCCCTAGTGCCAAGCAACCTACCAAGATGCTGGTCATCAAAAAGGTTTCAAAAGAGGATCCTTCTGCCGCCTTCTCAGCTGCATTTACATCACCTGTTTCTCACCTGGCAAATGGCAACAAAGCCACAACCATTGTCCCAAGTGTCTACAAAAATCTGGTTCCTaaacctgcagctcctccttccAAG CCAAGCCCATGGAAAGCCAACAGAAGTGAACATAAACCAGGCTCGCTGTCCTCCACCCGTGACTCTGCCTTTACCAGTCCAGTGTCTGTAACCAAACCAGCGGTACTGGCAAGTGGCTCAGTCCTCACCTCTCCCAAAGAG AGTCCTTCCAGCACCACCCCTCCCATTGAGATCTGCTCCTCGCGCCTGACGAAGCTGATGCGCCGGACCACTGATAAAAAGAGCGAATTCCTGAAGGCACTGAAGGATGATAGAAATGGGGAGATaacagaaaacagggaatgtGACAAGCTGGATGAT atggaGAGCAACAGCACACCAGAAccaaaggaaaactgggaagagAACTGCCATCAGAATGgcctttctctccctttgccagaggagggggaaaaccTCTCCCATTCACTGGAAGCAGAACACAG GTTATTGAAAGAAATGGGATGGCAGGAATATcctgaaaatgatgaaaactACCTTCCCCTCACAGAGGATGAGCTCAAAGAGTTTCAGATTAAATCAGAGCAG CGAAGAAGAAACGGATTTGGGAAGAATGGATTTCTTCAGGGCCGCGGCTCCAGCCTGTTGTTCCACTGGGGAAGCACTTTTAAGACAAAGATTGAGGACTCAGACACAGAAACAAGTAGCAGTGAAACGTCAGATGACGATGCCTGA